From Panthera uncia isolate 11264 chromosome E1, Puncia_PCG_1.0, whole genome shotgun sequence, one genomic window encodes:
- the GIT1 gene encoding ARF GTPase-activating protein GIT1 has translation MSRKGPRAEVCADCSAPDPGWASISRGVLVCDECCSVHRSLGRHISIVKHLRHSAWPPTLLQMVHTLASNGANSIWEHSLLDPAQVQSGRRKANPQDKVHPIKSEFIRAKYQMLAFVHKLPCREDDGVTAKDLSKQLHSSVRTGNLETCLRLLSLGAQANFFHPEKGTTPLHVAAKAGQTLQAELLVVYGADPGSPDVNGRTPIDYARQAGHHELAERLVECQYELTDRLAFYLCGRKPDHKNGHYIIPQMADSLDLSELAKAAKKKLQALSNRLFEELAMDVYDEVDRRENDAVWLATQNHSTLVTERSAVPFLPVNPEYSATRNQGRQKLARFNAREFATLIIDILSEAKRRQQGKSLSSPTDNLELSARSQSDLDDQHDYDSVASDEDTDQEPLRSAGATRNNRARSMDSSDLSDGAVTLQEYLELKKALATSEAKVQQLMKVNSSLSDELRRLQREIHKLQAENLQIRQPPGPVPTPPLPSERAEHTPMGPGGSAHRRDRQAFSMYEPGSALKPFGAPPGDELSTRLQPFHSTELEDDAIYSVHVPAGLYRIRKGVSASAVPFTPSSPLLSSQEGSRHTSKLSRHGSGADSDYENTQSGDPLLGLEGKRFLELGKEEDFHPELESLDGDLDPGLPSTEDVILKTEQVTKNIQELLRAAQEFKHDSFVPCSEKIHLAVTEMASLFPKRPALEPVRSSLRLLNASAYRLQSECRKTVPPEPGAPVDFQLLTQQVIQCAYDIAKAAKQLVTITTREKKQ, from the exons ATGTCCCGGAAGGGGCCGCGGGCGGAGGTGTGTGCGGACTGCAGCGCCCCGG ACCCTGGCTGGGCCTCCATCAGCAGGGGGGTGCTGGTGTGTGACGAGTGCTGCAGTGTGCACCGGAGCCTGGGCCGCCACATCTCCATTGTCAAGCACCTCCGCCACAGCGCCTGGCCTCCTACGCTGCTGCAG ATGGTGCACACGCTCGCCAGCAACGGGGCCAACTCCATCTGGGAGCATTCCCTGCTGGACCCCGCGCAAGTACAGAGCGGCCGGCGCAAAGCCAACCCCCAAGACAAAGTCCA CCCCATCAAGTCAGAGTTCATCAGGGCCAAGTACCAGATGCTGGCATTTGTGCACAAGCTTCCTTGCCGGGAAGATGACGGGGTCACTGCCAAAGACCTCAGCAAG CAACTGCACTCAAGCGTGCGGACGGGCAACTTGGAGACATGTCTGCGCCTGCTGTCCCTGGGTGCCCAGGCCAACTTCTTCCATCCAGAGAAGGGCACCACACCTCTGCATGTGGCTGCCAAGGCGGGGCAGACACTGCAGGCTGAGCTTCTTGTAGTGTATGGGGCTGATCCTGGCTCCCCTGATGTTAATGGCCGAACGCCCATTGACTATGCCAG gcaGGCGGGGCACCATGAGCTGGCGGAAAGGCTAGTCGAATGCCAGTATGAGCTCACTGACCGGCTGGCCTTCTATCTCTGTGGACGCAAGCCGG atCACAAGAATGGGCATTACATCATCCCACAGATGGCTGACAG CCTAGACCTGTCCGAGCTGGCCAAAGCTGCCAAGAAGAAGCTGCAGGCG CTCAGCAACCGGCTTTTTGAGGAACTTGCCATGGATGTGTACGACGAGgtagacagaagagaaaatgacGCTG tgtGGCTGGCTACCCAGAACCACAGCACCCTGGTGACGGAGCGCAGCGCTGTACCCTTCCTGCCTGTGAACCCCGAGTACTCGGCCACGCGGAATCAG GGGCGACAGAAGTTGGCCCGCTTCAATGCCCGAGAGTTTGCCACCTTGATCATTGACATTCTCAGCGAGGCCAAGCGGAGACAGCAGGGCAAGAGCCTGAGCAGCCCCACAG ACAACCTTGAGCTATCCGCGCGGAGCCAGAGTGACCTCGACGACCAGCACGATTACGACAGTGTGGCCTCAGACGAGGACACGGACCAGGAGCCCCTGCGCAGCGCCGGTGCCACTAGGAACAACCGTGCCCGG AGCATGGACTCCTCAGACCTGTCCGATGGGGCTGTGACACTGCAGGAATATCTGGAGCTGAAGAAGGCTCTGGCTACCTCCGAGGCAAAGGTGCAACAGCTCATGAAGGTCAACAGCAGCTTGAGTGATGAGCTCCGGAGGCTGCAGAGGGAG ATCCACAAGCTGCAGGCAGAGAACTTGCAGATCCGGCAGCCACCCGGGCCAGTGCCCACACCCCCACTGCCCAGCGAGCGGGCAGAACACACACCCATGGGGCCTGGCGGGAGTGCCCATCGCAGGGACCGCCAGGCCTTCTCCATGTATGaaccaggctctgccctgaagCCCTTTGGGGCCCCGCCCGGGGATGAGCTCTCTACCCGGCTACAGCCTTTCCACAGCACT GAGCTGGAGGATGATGCCATCTATTCAGTGCATGTCCCTGCTGGCCTTTACCGG ATCCGGAAGGGGGTGTCAGCCTCAGCCGTGCCCttcactccctcctccccactacTGTCCTCCCAGGAAGGAAGCCGCCATACG AGCAAGCTTTCCCGCCACGGCAGTGGTGCTGACAGTGACTATGAGAACACGCAAAGCGGGGACCCACTGCTTGG ACTGGAGGGGAAGAGGTTTCTTGAGCTGGGCAAGGAAGAAGACTTCCACCCAGAGTTGGAAAGCCTGGATGGAGACCTTGACCCTGGGCTTCCCAGCACAGAGGATGTCATCCTGAAGACGGAACAGGTCACCAAGAACATCCAGGAATTGTTGCGGGCTGCCCAAGAATTCAAGCATGACAG cttCGTGCCCTGCTCGGAGAAGATCCATTTGGCTGTGACGGAGATGGCCTCTCTCTTCCCAAAG aggCCAGCCCTGGAGCCTGTGCGCAGCTCACTGCGGCTGCTCAATGCCAGCGCCTACCGGCTGCAGAGTGAGTGCCGGAAGACAGTGCCCCCGGAGCCTGGCGCCCCTGTGGACTTCCAGCTGCTGACTCAGCAGGTGATCCAGTGCGCCTATGACATCGCCAAGGCTGCCAAGCAGCTGGTCACCATCACCACCCGAGAAAAGAAGCAGTGA